The Streptomyces sp. NBC_00440 genome contains a region encoding:
- a CDS encoding carboxymuconolactone decarboxylase family protein: MGGRINMFENPVAGKVWKHIIAANKAIVDSSLLPVATQELVKIRASQINGCGGCLDMHTKDAAAAGETAVRLNLVAAWREATVFTEAERAALELTEQGTRLADAAGGVTDEAWANAAKHYDEDQLAALVSQIAVINAFNRGNVMIQTPAGSYEPGMLG, translated from the coding sequence ATGGGTGGCCGTATCAACATGTTCGAGAACCCGGTCGCGGGCAAGGTCTGGAAGCACATCATCGCGGCGAACAAGGCCATCGTCGACTCGTCACTGCTTCCTGTCGCGACGCAGGAGCTGGTGAAGATCCGCGCGAGTCAGATCAACGGGTGCGGCGGCTGCCTCGACATGCACACCAAGGACGCAGCCGCGGCCGGTGAGACCGCGGTACGCCTCAACCTGGTCGCCGCGTGGCGCGAGGCCACGGTCTTCACCGAGGCCGAACGCGCGGCGCTGGAGCTGACGGAGCAGGGCACCCGCCTCGCCGACGCGGCCGGCGGTGTCACGGACGAGGCCTGGGCGAACGCCGCCAAGCACTACGACGAGGACCAGCTCGCCGCCCTGGTGTCCCAGATCGCCGTCATCAACGCCTTCAACCGTGGCAACGTCATGATCCAGACACCGGCCGGCAGCTACGAGCCCGGCATGCTCGGATAA
- a CDS encoding maleylpyruvate isomerase family mycothiol-dependent enzyme, with product MTVHPSLQTYADAWTHSADAISELVKPLVEGEWNRGTPCPNWSVRDIISHIIGMENEQLGDPRPIHTLPRDLFHVKTDHQRYMEMQVDVRRHHTSPEMTADLEYTIIRRSRQLRNETRQPDTMVRAPLSAEQTLEQALRMRAFDVWVHEQDLRTTLGKPGNLDSQGAYVARDVLVQALPKVVAKEAGAPPNTAVVFDITGAVEFMRTVRVDAEGRGTVDGSPSLGPAVTIAMDWDTYFRLACGRVRLASVSDQIKAEGDQELAAAILQSFAVTP from the coding sequence GTGACAGTCCATCCAAGCCTTCAGACCTACGCCGACGCCTGGACCCACTCCGCAGACGCCATATCCGAGTTGGTCAAGCCGCTCGTCGAGGGCGAGTGGAACCGTGGGACGCCGTGCCCCAACTGGTCGGTGCGCGACATCATCTCCCACATCATCGGCATGGAGAACGAACAGCTCGGGGACCCTCGGCCGATCCACACCCTGCCGCGCGACCTCTTCCATGTGAAGACGGACCACCAGCGGTACATGGAGATGCAGGTCGACGTGCGGCGCCACCACACCTCGCCGGAGATGACCGCGGACCTGGAGTACACGATCATCCGGCGCTCGCGGCAGCTGCGGAACGAGACCCGGCAGCCGGACACCATGGTGCGCGCGCCGCTCTCCGCGGAGCAGACGCTGGAACAGGCGCTGCGGATGCGCGCGTTCGACGTCTGGGTGCATGAGCAGGATCTCCGCACCACCCTGGGCAAGCCGGGCAATCTGGACTCGCAGGGGGCCTATGTGGCCCGCGACGTCCTGGTGCAGGCGCTGCCGAAGGTCGTCGCCAAGGAGGCGGGCGCGCCGCCGAACACCGCGGTCGTCTTCGACATCACCGGCGCCGTCGAGTTCATGCGGACGGTCCGGGTGGACGCCGAGGGCCGGGGCACGGTCGACGGCTCGCCCTCGCTGGGGCCCGCCGTGACGATCGCGATGGACTGGGACACGTACTTCCGGCTGGCCTGCGGGCGGGTACGGCTCGCGTCGGTCTCGGACCAGATCAAGGCCGAGGGCGACCAGGAACTGGCCGCGGCGATCCTCCAGTCGTTCGCCGTGACGCCGTGA
- a CDS encoding PadR family transcriptional regulator: MERGKASHQTPGKVESQLRKGVLEYCVLALMRDGPKYGVELLSALQDTTALTTSQGTVYPLLSRLRRDALVDTAWQESASGPPRRYYSLTEAGHAALEEFAGIWPGFRDAVDHLLQPNTSPRPHPGKAHP; encoded by the coding sequence ATGGAACGCGGTAAAGCAAGTCACCAGACCCCGGGGAAGGTCGAGAGCCAGCTCCGTAAAGGGGTTCTGGAGTACTGCGTTCTCGCGCTGATGCGTGACGGGCCCAAGTACGGGGTCGAACTGCTCAGCGCGTTGCAGGACACCACGGCCCTGACGACCAGCCAGGGCACCGTCTATCCGCTGCTGTCACGGCTGCGGCGGGACGCGCTCGTGGACACCGCCTGGCAGGAGTCGGCCTCCGGCCCGCCCCGGCGGTACTACTCGCTGACCGAGGCCGGACACGCCGCACTCGAAGAGTTCGCCGGGATCTGGCCCGGATTCCGTGACGCCGTCGACCACCTCCTCCAGCCGAACACCAGCCCTCGGCCCCACCCGGGAAAGGCACACCCATGA
- a CDS encoding carboxylesterase/lipase family protein, with protein sequence MPRQEDPVVETPAGAVRGVRDGSGERYRAIPYAAAPAGAGRFAPPAPHPGWSGVRDGTQPGPTAPQPARDFGRLDMAPYFGPGWVPGEEYLTVDVHTPAADDGGRPVMVFVHGGGFVTGSSRAALYDGSAFARDDVVLVTVNYRLGIPGFLDLAGAPANRGLLDVLAALSWVQDTVAAFGGDPGNVTLFGQSAGATLTGALLATPEAKGLFRRAIVQSGSGTGAFTPEQAQRVTSAAAAALGVEPTAEAFAPIPDERFLAILPALAGLDLCTSTARDPLAGLSPFSLVLPVQPADGLADGPAADVDLLIGTNTEEGHLYLVPQGDLESTTEADVLTVTTRVHADPESALAAHRTARPGATPGELRSAVLGQALFADGTTRMARAHARISGGRTHLYSFGYRSTALGGRLGAAHTVELPFVFDMADKPWLHGDTSLLGPDPAPAGLAAQVHGAWVAFAGTGNPGWAPYDPQRPGAEILGQPSTG encoded by the coding sequence GTGCCCCGACAGGAAGATCCGGTAGTCGAAACCCCCGCGGGCGCCGTGCGCGGCGTCCGTGACGGATCCGGCGAGCGCTACCGCGCCATCCCCTACGCGGCGGCGCCGGCCGGCGCCGGCCGTTTCGCGCCACCCGCACCGCACCCGGGCTGGTCCGGTGTCCGCGACGGCACACAGCCCGGACCCACGGCTCCCCAGCCGGCCCGCGACTTCGGCCGGCTCGACATGGCCCCCTACTTCGGGCCGGGCTGGGTGCCCGGCGAGGAGTACCTGACCGTCGATGTCCACACGCCTGCCGCCGACGACGGCGGACGCCCCGTCATGGTCTTCGTGCACGGCGGCGGGTTCGTCACCGGATCGAGCCGCGCCGCGCTCTACGACGGCAGCGCGTTCGCCCGCGACGACGTCGTGCTCGTGACGGTGAACTACCGCCTCGGCATCCCCGGGTTCCTCGATCTGGCGGGCGCTCCGGCCAACCGCGGACTGCTGGACGTGCTCGCCGCCCTCAGCTGGGTACAGGACACCGTCGCGGCATTCGGCGGCGACCCCGGCAACGTCACGCTCTTCGGCCAGTCCGCGGGCGCCACGCTCACCGGCGCGCTGCTCGCGACACCGGAGGCCAAGGGTCTGTTCCGCCGGGCGATCGTCCAAAGCGGCAGCGGCACCGGCGCGTTCACCCCGGAGCAGGCGCAGCGGGTCACCTCCGCGGCGGCCGCCGCGCTGGGCGTCGAACCGACCGCCGAGGCGTTCGCCCCGATCCCGGACGAGCGCTTCCTGGCGATCCTGCCCGCACTGGCCGGTCTCGACCTCTGCACCAGCACTGCCCGGGACCCGCTGGCCGGGCTCAGCCCGTTCAGCCTGGTCCTTCCGGTCCAGCCCGCCGACGGTCTCGCCGACGGCCCGGCCGCCGACGTCGACCTGCTCATCGGCACCAACACCGAAGAGGGGCACCTGTACCTCGTACCGCAGGGTGATCTGGAGTCCACCACGGAAGCCGATGTGCTGACCGTCACGACCCGGGTCCATGCAGATCCGGAAAGCGCCCTCGCCGCGCACCGCACGGCACGGCCGGGCGCGACACCGGGCGAGCTGCGCTCCGCCGTGCTCGGGCAGGCCCTGTTCGCGGACGGTACGACGCGCATGGCACGGGCCCACGCGCGGATCTCGGGCGGCCGCACGCACCTCTACTCGTTCGGGTATCGCTCGACGGCTCTGGGCGGTCGGCTCGGCGCTGCCCACACCGTCGAACTGCCCTTCGTGTTCGACATGGCGGACAAGCCCTGGCTGCACGGGGACACCAGCTTGCTCGGCCCCGACCCCGCTCCAGCAGGACTCGCGGCCCAAGTACACGGCGCGTGGGTGGCGTTCGCCGGCACCGGGAACCCGGGCTGGGCTCCCTACGACCCGCAGCGGCCCGGGGCGGAGATCCTCGGGCAGCCATCAACGGGTTGA
- a CDS encoding class I SAM-dependent DNA methyltransferase → MTEPGCLSTIRASYDTVAVAYEELVRGHLAVSPYDRAMLAAFAEQVRMDGGGPVADIGCGPGRVTAHLAGLGVEAFGVDLSPGMVDVARRTYPGLRFDVGSMTALDLADGSLGGLVAWYSIIHMPPELLPSVFAGFHRVLAPGGRLLLAFKAGDERRHLDHAYGHDLSLDVHWLPPDRVAGWLADAGFDLRAQLLREPDPQEKQPQAYLQATRGH, encoded by the coding sequence ATGACCGAACCCGGCTGCCTGAGTACCATCCGCGCGTCCTACGACACCGTCGCGGTCGCCTACGAGGAACTCGTCCGTGGCCACCTCGCGGTCAGCCCCTACGACCGCGCGATGCTCGCCGCGTTCGCCGAGCAGGTGCGGATGGACGGCGGTGGCCCGGTGGCCGACATCGGCTGCGGTCCCGGCCGGGTGACGGCGCATCTGGCCGGGCTGGGGGTGGAGGCCTTCGGCGTCGACCTCTCGCCGGGGATGGTCGATGTGGCCCGCCGGACGTATCCGGGCCTGCGGTTCGACGTCGGGTCGATGACCGCACTCGACCTGGCGGACGGCTCGCTGGGCGGCCTGGTCGCCTGGTACTCGATCATCCATATGCCGCCGGAGCTGCTGCCGTCGGTGTTCGCCGGGTTCCACCGGGTGCTCGCGCCGGGCGGCCGGCTGCTGCTCGCCTTCAAGGCCGGTGACGAACGCCGCCACCTCGACCACGCCTACGGCCACGACCTCTCGCTCGACGTCCACTGGCTGCCGCCGGACCGGGTCGCCGGGTGGCTGGCCGACGCCGGGTTCGACCTACGGGCCCAGCTGCTGCGCGAGCCGGACCCGCAGGAGAAGCAGCCGCAGGCGTACCTCCAGGCGACCAGGGGCCACTGA
- a CDS encoding carbon-nitrogen family hydrolase, with translation MRASLLQIAVNPAESPVSRRLRVADLVREQSGADLVVLPELWPVGAFAYQSFAAEAEPLEGPTHQAMAEAARDAGVWLHAGSIVERDPEGALYNTSLVFTPEGERAAVYRKIHRFGFDKGEAVLMGAGDELVTVDLPATTLGLATCYDLRFPELFRGLTDAGARLLVVPAGWPERRRSHWTLLAQARAVENQAYVLACGSAGTHAGVEQAGHSIVVDPWGEVLAEAGQGEEVLTVELDPELVTRTREQFPALKDRRLGLAPPH, from the coding sequence GTGCGCGCCTCTCTCCTCCAGATCGCAGTGAATCCTGCGGAATCGCCCGTTTCGCGCCGGTTGCGCGTAGCGGATCTCGTACGTGAACAGTCCGGTGCGGATCTCGTTGTACTGCCCGAACTGTGGCCCGTGGGGGCCTTCGCGTACCAGTCCTTCGCGGCCGAGGCCGAACCGCTGGAAGGACCCACGCACCAGGCGATGGCGGAGGCGGCCCGCGACGCCGGAGTCTGGCTGCACGCCGGCTCGATCGTGGAGCGGGACCCCGAAGGAGCCCTCTACAACACCTCGCTGGTCTTCACGCCCGAGGGCGAACGGGCCGCCGTCTACCGCAAGATCCACCGCTTCGGCTTCGACAAGGGCGAGGCGGTCCTGATGGGAGCGGGCGACGAGCTGGTGACGGTGGACCTGCCGGCGACCACGCTCGGCCTGGCCACCTGTTACGACCTCCGCTTCCCCGAGCTGTTCCGCGGCCTGACCGACGCGGGCGCCCGTCTCCTGGTCGTCCCCGCGGGCTGGCCGGAGCGCCGTCGCTCGCACTGGACACTGCTCGCGCAGGCGCGCGCGGTGGAGAACCAGGCGTACGTCCTGGCCTGCGGATCCGCCGGTACGCACGCCGGCGTGGAGCAGGCGGGCCACAGCATCGTGGTCGACCCCTGGGGTGAGGTGCTCGCCGAGGCGGGCCAGGGCGAGGAGGTCCTGACGGTCGAACTCGACCCGGAGCTCGTCACCAGGACCCGCGAGCAGTTCCCCGCACTGAAGGACCGGCGACTCGGGCTGGCCCCGCCGCACTGA
- a CDS encoding GntR family transcriptional regulator, with the protein MADHHVEYRIDRHSGIPAYLQIVQQTQQALRMSLLEPGDKLPTAREVVEATAINPNTVLKAYRELERSGLVEARRGVGTFVLRTLDGNGAESPLRAELDGWALRARAAGVGRESAAALLTSVLDEHFPKEDQ; encoded by the coding sequence GTGGCCGATCACCATGTCGAGTACCGCATCGACCGGCACAGCGGCATCCCCGCCTACCTCCAGATCGTCCAGCAGACCCAGCAGGCGCTGCGGATGAGCCTCCTCGAACCGGGGGACAAGCTCCCCACGGCCCGAGAGGTCGTCGAGGCCACGGCCATCAATCCGAACACCGTGCTCAAGGCGTACCGCGAGCTGGAGCGCTCGGGCCTGGTCGAGGCGCGGCGGGGCGTGGGCACGTTCGTGCTCAGAACGCTCGACGGCAACGGCGCCGAATCCCCTCTGCGGGCAGAACTCGACGGCTGGGCCCTGCGGGCCCGCGCCGCCGGTGTCGGCCGGGAGAGCGCCGCCGCACTGCTGACCTCGGTACTGGACGAGCATTTCCCGAAGGAGGACCAGTGA
- a CDS encoding GntR family transcriptional regulator translates to MPVAPLKQPPAADRVYAHVKQAVLDRRYEGGTLLTEGELADAVGVSRTPVREALLKLEVEGLIKLYPKKGALVLAVSAQEIHDVVETRLLVEEFAARKAVPAAPQLIERLTELLAEQTAQVAAGDLAGAAVSDRCFHAEIVRSAGNEILSRLYDQLRDRQLRMGVAVLQAHPDRTATTLAEHGEILEALRDGNTEGAVAVVRRHVSRVRDLARGEVR, encoded by the coding sequence ATGCCAGTCGCCCCGCTGAAACAGCCCCCCGCCGCCGACCGCGTGTACGCACACGTCAAGCAGGCCGTACTCGACCGCCGCTACGAGGGCGGGACGCTCCTCACCGAGGGCGAGCTGGCCGACGCCGTGGGCGTCTCCCGGACGCCCGTGCGGGAGGCGCTGCTCAAGCTGGAGGTGGAGGGGCTCATCAAGCTCTACCCGAAGAAGGGCGCCCTGGTTCTCGCCGTCTCCGCGCAGGAGATCCACGACGTGGTGGAGACCCGGCTGCTGGTCGAGGAGTTCGCCGCGCGCAAGGCCGTGCCCGCCGCTCCCCAGCTCATCGAGCGGCTGACGGAGCTGCTGGCCGAGCAGACCGCGCAGGTGGCGGCCGGTGACCTGGCCGGAGCCGCCGTCAGCGACCGCTGCTTCCACGCGGAGATCGTCCGCAGCGCCGGGAACGAGATCCTCTCCCGCCTCTACGACCAGCTGCGCGACCGGCAGCTGCGGATGGGCGTCGCCGTGCTCCAGGCCCACCCCGACCGCACCGCCACCACCCTCGCCGAGCACGGCGAGATCCTGGAGGCGCTGCGGGACGGGAACACCGAAGGCGCCGTCGCGGTCGTCCGCCGGCACGTCAGCAGGGTCCGTGACCTGGCCCGGGGGGAGGTCCGATGA
- a CDS encoding DUF397 domain-containing protein, which yields MTPFEFVKSSFSGGNAGQECVEVALNVTGTVAVRDSKDTAGPVVQVSPAAWAAFRSGVTGEP from the coding sequence GTGACCCCGTTCGAGTTCGTCAAGTCCAGCTTCAGCGGGGGCAACGCTGGGCAAGAGTGCGTCGAGGTCGCGCTGAACGTAACCGGCACCGTGGCTGTACGCGACTCCAAAGACACCGCAGGCCCCGTCGTCCAGGTCTCGCCCGCCGCCTGGGCCGCCTTCCGGTCAGGCGTGACGGGCGAGCCGTAG
- a CDS encoding MBL fold metallo-hydrolase → MDQNPDQNPDQLTLGDVTVTRIKEFYGSVGMPPAQFFPDSQNGSWDEHRAWLAPDFWNPETDECHSALQSWLLRSEGRTILIDTGVGNHKERPYAPVWSRLDTNYLDNLAAAGVRPEDIDIVVNTHLHIDHVGWNTRLEGRDWVPTFPNATYLMNRRDFDFWDPANENKSVLGRGNQNVFEDSVTPVHQAGLTHLWEDTYRIDKNLRLELAPGHTPGSSVLTLESGGDRALFVGDLVHTALQIAEPETNSCFCEDPLESRATRRKLLGRAAENNALVFPAHFGGRGAAEVTRTGSKFAIKEWAPLSRLA, encoded by the coding sequence ATGGATCAGAACCCGGATCAGAACCCGGATCAGCTCACCCTTGGCGACGTCACCGTCACCCGCATCAAAGAGTTCTACGGCTCGGTCGGGATGCCCCCGGCCCAGTTCTTTCCGGACAGCCAGAACGGCTCGTGGGACGAGCACCGCGCCTGGCTGGCGCCCGACTTCTGGAACCCGGAGACGGACGAGTGCCATTCGGCGCTCCAGTCCTGGCTGCTGCGCAGCGAGGGACGCACCATCCTCATCGACACCGGCGTGGGCAACCACAAGGAGCGGCCCTACGCACCGGTGTGGAGCCGCCTGGACACCAACTACCTCGACAACCTCGCCGCCGCCGGGGTGCGGCCCGAGGACATCGACATCGTGGTCAACACCCATCTGCACATCGATCATGTCGGCTGGAACACCCGCCTCGAAGGCCGGGACTGGGTCCCGACCTTCCCCAACGCCACGTACCTGATGAACCGGCGGGACTTCGACTTCTGGGACCCGGCCAACGAGAACAAGTCCGTACTGGGCCGCGGGAACCAGAACGTCTTCGAGGACAGCGTCACGCCGGTCCACCAGGCGGGACTCACCCACCTGTGGGAGGACACGTACCGGATCGACAAGAACCTTCGTCTCGAACTTGCTCCCGGGCACACCCCCGGCTCGTCCGTGCTCACCCTGGAATCCGGCGGCGACCGGGCGTTGTTCGTCGGGGACCTGGTGCACACCGCGCTGCAGATCGCCGAGCCCGAGACCAACTCCTGCTTCTGCGAGGACCCGCTGGAATCCCGCGCCACCCGGCGCAAGCTGCTCGGCCGCGCCGCCGAGAACAACGCGCTGGTGTTCCCGGCGCACTTCGGCGGCCGAGGTGCCGCGGAGGTCACCCGCACCGGGTCGAAGTTCGCGATCAAGGAGTGGGCGCCCCTCTCCCGCCTCGCCTGA
- a CDS encoding helix-turn-helix domain-containing protein: MTEPGPLGTFLQARRARLRPADVGLRDLGPRRRVAGLRREEVAQLAGVSVSYYARLEQGLSRGASAEVLGAIARALQLDAPEREHLDRLAGAARHTPRLRRPRPEKLADETRDLLRAVDGVPAIVLGRRTDVLAWNALGHALLAGHLDLLGPDDPARRPNMTRILFLDPHCRELYTNWTRKARAVVGNLRIAVGRHPDDPLLAELIGELTMKSPEFVALWADHRVEPCDAASYDLHHPVVGSVTVTQQTLSVARSPDQALIVCTTPAGSSSEEALALLRQVTDDRTPHANSAGVSKEPTRQF; this comes from the coding sequence ATGACCGAACCCGGACCGCTCGGCACCTTCCTCCAAGCCCGACGCGCGCGGCTGCGCCCCGCGGACGTCGGCCTGCGCGACCTCGGGCCCCGCAGGCGGGTGGCCGGGCTCCGCCGCGAGGAAGTGGCCCAGCTGGCGGGCGTCAGCGTCTCGTACTACGCACGGCTCGAACAGGGCCTGTCCCGCGGGGCGTCGGCCGAGGTGCTCGGCGCGATCGCCCGCGCTCTCCAGCTCGACGCCCCGGAGCGCGAGCACCTCGACCGGCTCGCCGGCGCCGCCCGTCACACGCCCCGGCTGCGCCGTCCGCGCCCCGAGAAGCTCGCCGACGAAACCCGCGACCTCCTCCGCGCCGTCGACGGCGTCCCGGCGATAGTGCTCGGCCGCCGTACGGACGTACTGGCCTGGAACGCCCTCGGGCACGCTCTGCTCGCGGGCCACCTGGACCTGCTCGGCCCGGACGACCCGGCGCGACGCCCGAACATGACCCGGATCCTGTTCCTGGACCCGCACTGCCGGGAGCTGTACACGAACTGGACGCGCAAGGCCCGCGCCGTGGTCGGCAATCTGCGCATCGCCGTCGGCAGGCACCCGGACGACCCGCTGCTCGCCGAACTGATCGGTGAACTGACGATGAAGAGCCCGGAGTTCGTCGCGCTGTGGGCGGACCACCGCGTGGAGCCGTGCGACGCCGCCTCCTACGATCTGCACCACCCCGTCGTCGGCAGCGTGACGGTGACCCAGCAGACCCTGTCCGTCGCCCGCTCACCGGACCAGGCGCTCATCGTGTGCACCACCCCCGCCGGTTCCTCTTCCGAAGAGGCCCTCGCGCTCCTCCGGCAGGTGACCGACGACCGGACGCCGCACGCGAACAGCGCCGGCGTTTCCAAGGAGCCAACTCGACAGTTCTGA
- a CDS encoding HAAS signaling domain-containing protein gives MKTDDTLVQDYIAAVERETSTLPPAARQELIADLNEHIQVALAERPGSTREILHEIGDPRTIAATALQELGPTAGSQGSRPSRRCSPAWLPIVLLIVANVLPYAGGFAFLAILAFAAEITAVVMVIRSSHWTTTHKRNGLIMTPVIPVVAHLIWYAAFIVPDGKIAGFDVIRWTLVVLLFILTLIGANYLWRTKRA, from the coding sequence ATGAAGACCGACGACACCCTGGTCCAGGACTACATCGCCGCAGTTGAGCGGGAGACCTCGACCTTGCCGCCGGCCGCACGCCAGGAGCTCATAGCCGACCTGAACGAGCACATCCAGGTCGCGCTCGCCGAACGCCCCGGCAGCACCCGCGAGATCCTGCACGAGATCGGCGACCCCCGCACGATCGCCGCCACCGCCCTCCAGGAACTGGGCCCCACCGCCGGCTCTCAGGGCAGCAGGCCCAGTCGCCGCTGCTCCCCGGCCTGGCTGCCGATCGTGCTCCTGATAGTCGCCAACGTGCTGCCCTACGCCGGAGGCTTCGCGTTCCTCGCCATCCTCGCCTTCGCCGCCGAGATCACCGCCGTCGTCATGGTCATCCGCTCCAGCCACTGGACAACGACCCACAAGCGCAACGGCCTCATCATGACCCCCGTCATCCCCGTGGTCGCCCACCTCATCTGGTACGCCGCCTTCATCGTCCCCGACGGCAAGATCGCCGGATTCGACGTGATCCGCTGGACACTCGTCGTCCTGCTGTTCATCCTCACCCTGATCGGCGCCAACTACCTGTGGCGCACCAAGCGCGCCTGA
- a CDS encoding MFS transporter gives MSGVALPGDPPGGRRAVTVWSIGVAVYFVAIVFRTSLGVAGLDAADRFHIDASALSTFSILQLLVYAGMQIPVGLLVDRLGTKKVLTLGVVLFTLGQLGFAFSPTYGTALASRALLGCGDAMTFISVLRLGSRWFPARRGPMVAQLAGLVGMAGNLVSTIVISRTLHGLGWTATFAGSSLAGVLVLVVMLLFLKDHPEGFEPPPAPHPGAASVRRQIAAAWREPGTRLGMWVHFTTQFPAMFFLLLWGMPFLVEAEGLSRATAGELLTLIVLSNMVVGLVYGQIIARHQGARAPIALSTVGATALLWACTLAYPGDHAPMWLLLTLCTVLGACGPASMIGFDFARPANPPERQGTASGIVNMGGFIASMTTLLAVGVLLDATDDNYRIAFCSVFVLEALGVTQILRLRRRSARRESERLVTSRVEAVHVPA, from the coding sequence ATGAGCGGCGTCGCGCTGCCCGGCGATCCGCCGGGAGGCAGGCGCGCGGTCACCGTGTGGTCGATCGGCGTCGCCGTCTACTTCGTGGCGATCGTCTTCCGTACCAGCCTGGGCGTGGCCGGTCTGGACGCCGCCGACCGCTTCCACATCGACGCCTCCGCCCTCTCCACCTTCTCCATACTCCAGCTGCTCGTCTACGCCGGGATGCAGATACCCGTCGGCCTGCTCGTGGACCGGCTCGGCACCAAGAAGGTGCTGACCCTCGGCGTGGTGCTGTTCACGCTGGGGCAGCTCGGCTTCGCGTTCTCCCCCACGTACGGCACGGCCCTCGCCTCCCGCGCGTTGCTCGGCTGCGGTGACGCCATGACCTTCATCAGCGTGCTGCGGCTCGGCAGCCGCTGGTTCCCGGCCCGGCGCGGGCCGATGGTCGCGCAGCTCGCGGGGCTCGTCGGGATGGCCGGCAACCTCGTCTCGACCATCGTCATCTCCCGTACGCTGCACGGCCTCGGCTGGACCGCCACCTTCGCGGGCAGCTCGCTGGCCGGGGTGCTGGTGCTGGTCGTGATGCTGCTCTTCCTGAAGGACCACCCCGAGGGGTTCGAACCGCCGCCCGCCCCGCACCCGGGGGCCGCATCCGTGCGCCGGCAGATCGCCGCCGCGTGGCGCGAGCCCGGCACCCGGCTCGGGATGTGGGTGCACTTCACCACGCAGTTCCCCGCGATGTTCTTCCTGCTGCTGTGGGGGATGCCGTTCCTCGTCGAGGCGGAGGGCCTGTCCCGCGCCACGGCGGGCGAACTGCTCACCCTGATCGTGCTCTCGAACATGGTCGTCGGCCTGGTCTACGGGCAGATCATCGCCCGGCACCAGGGCGCCCGCGCCCCCATCGCGCTGTCCACGGTGGGTGCGACCGCGCTGCTCTGGGCGTGCACCCTCGCCTACCCGGGCGATCACGCGCCGATGTGGCTGCTGCTGACGCTCTGCACGGTGCTCGGCGCCTGCGGTCCCGCCTCGATGATCGGCTTCGACTTCGCGCGCCCCGCCAACCCCCCGGAGCGCCAGGGCACCGCGTCCGGCATCGTCAACATGGGCGGGTTCATCGCGTCGATGACGACGCTGCTCGCGGTCGGGGTCCTGCTGGACGCGACGGACGACAACTACCGGATCGCCTTCTGCTCCGTGTTCGTCCTGGAGGCGCTGGGCGTCACCCAGATCCTCCGGCTGCGGCGGCGCAGCGCGCGCCGCGAGAGCGAGCGGCTGGTGACCAGCCGGGTGGAGGCCGTACACGTCCCGGCGTGA
- a CDS encoding pyridoxamine 5'-phosphate oxidase family protein, with protein sequence MSTAAHPADPAVLDRLATERTVWLCGVRPDGSPHVTPVWFVFLRGSWWIGVDSASVKVRVLRENPRVSLALEDGRVPVVAEGDVQLRHDGFPEEVTAAFAAKYAWDVTVPHRPDGGRVLLQVPVRRWLLPGVAQ encoded by the coding sequence ATGAGCACTGCCGCGCATCCGGCCGACCCCGCCGTCCTGGACCGTCTGGCCACCGAGCGCACCGTCTGGCTGTGCGGTGTCCGTCCCGACGGGTCACCCCATGTGACGCCCGTGTGGTTCGTCTTCCTCCGGGGCAGCTGGTGGATCGGGGTGGACAGCGCTTCGGTCAAGGTGCGCGTTCTCCGGGAGAACCCCCGGGTGTCCCTGGCGCTGGAGGACGGCCGGGTCCCCGTCGTCGCGGAGGGAGATGTCCAGCTCCGCCATGACGGGTTCCCCGAAGAGGTGACGGCCGCGTTCGCGGCGAAGTACGCCTGGGATGTCACGGTTCCCCACCGCCCGGACGGGGGACGCGTACTGCTTCAGGTCCCCGTGCGGCGCTGGCTGTTGCCCGGCGTCGCACAGTGA